A region of the Hyalangium gracile genome:
TGTACAAGCTGGACGGCGTGGTCGGCCAGTCGCTGCTGCCCTATGTGCGAGGGCAGCTCTACAAGGGCGGCAAGAAGTTCGATACGAACGCCCCCCGCTACGACATCCGCGAGCTGGAGCTGGGCGTGGAGTGGCAGATCATCAAGCCCTTGGAGCTGACGGTCGCTTACATGATCTCCGACCGCACCTCCTCGCGCTACCCGTACGAGAAGGAGCGGGGAGACGTGACGCGCGTGCAGCTCCAGGTGAACTACTGAGCGCGGCGACTCCCGGAGGGCCCTGCACCGCCCTCACGGGAGACTCTCGAGGGACTCCTCTATCGCCCGAGCGAGCGTCCTGGGGTCCACGGCGTGCGTCTGTCCCTCCAGCGTACGGTGGCGCGCGTTCGGGATGGCACGTGTCAGGGTCTGAATCGCCTCGCGCATCCAGCCCGGGCTCGCGCCTCCCTCCATGACGAGTGCCGCCGCTCGGACGGCCGGCACCTCGGCGAGACGCGAGGGTCCTCGGGCCGTGATGAGCAGGTCGTAGCTGAGTGTGTGGGCGAGCCGTTCGAGGCCCGCCCACATCGGTGACCTGCGCATCTGTTCGACGGCGGGCGCGGGTACCTGCATCACCTTCGTGAAGTACAGCTCGACTGCCTCCGAGCGGCGATTCCCCGCGGCGGCATCGTCGAGCTGCTTCGCCAGGCGCTCGAAGGAGCTAGCCCGGCCCGCCTCAAGAATCACCGGAGGCTCATAGAGGACGAGCTTCGGTATCGGGAGTCCGTGGACGGCGGCATCCAGGGCGAGCAGGGCGCCGGACGAGTTGCCAAAGACCGAGGCCGACCCGCCGGCCGCGGTGAGCAGCGCCGCGAGGTCCTCGATTTCACGACCGGGCGCGTCGGGCGGAGTGTTGTCGCTGCTCCCACGGCCGCGCCGGTCGTAGCTGAACACGGTGAATCGATGTGCCAGCA
Encoded here:
- a CDS encoding alpha/beta fold hydrolase, which translates into the protein MKSHTVRSADGTSIAFETTGKGPPLILVGGAFCDRSAPASGTPLAALLAHRFTVFSYDRRGRGSSDNTPPDAPGREIEDLAALLTAAGGSASVFGNSSGALLALDAAVHGLPIPKLVLYEPPVILEAGRASSFERLAKQLDDAAAGNRRSEAVELYFTKVMQVPAPAVEQMRRSPMWAGLERLAHTLSYDLLITARGPSRLAEVPAVRAAALVMEGGASPGWMREAIQTLTRAIPNARHRTLEGQTHAVDPRTLARAIEESLESLP